AGATCACGCCGTCATTGTCGGGGTCCGTAGCCGCCACGCCGCCGATGGGAAACCCGTACCCCCAGTGCGCGTCGGGCATGGCCAATGAATACCCCACAATGCCCGGCAGACACGCCACGTTGGCCACTTGGTCCACCGCGTTGTCCGCTTCGATCTTCTTGATAAGCTGGGCGTCGGCGTAGATGCGACCAGGCACGCGCATCTTCCCTCGTTTCGGGATCTCCCAGGTATAATCGTTGATTCGTTTGAGCTCTGTTCGCGCCATACCTCGCATCTCATGGGGTGGTTAGAGGTCGAATATGGCTTCCGCGCGCCACCCCGTTTCCTGCTGCTCCACTTTCATTCCGTGGTACGTGGCGGCCTTGACCTCGTCTTCGCGATCTTCCGCCCGGTATCGGTACCCTTGTACTTCTGCCTCGACGCGATTCGCATCCGCGTGCATGAAGCGGAACCGCGTGACTGCAAAGTGCTCGGCTTCCATGAGGTAAATGAGCTCCTGGAGCCAACGCACCAGCACGTCCTCGGGTTTCTCGGCCGCTATACTGATCAAACGCCGGTCCTCGCTCCTATCTTCCATGCGCCTGAACGCGACCGCGTACAAGGCGAGCGCGGCCGCCTCGAGCAGTTCCGCGAACGTAGCGCCCGTACATTCCACGCGCGCGTCAGCGGTGTGTTCCAGAAACCGGTAGTTCATGATCCCTCGCTGCGCCTGCACCTTGTAATCTAGCATAGAAGATGGGCGCCGCAGGAAAACTGTTCTTCAGAGCGCGTCAACCGGCTGGTCTGCGCGCCCTACGCGTGGGTGATGAAGCTGAACATAAAACGCGCACCCAGCAGCAATTCGACGATTATCAGGCGAGGCAACAGGAGTATGTTGAGCGTGAGGAACCGCCAGGACTTGAAACGGGCGATAACGTCTTTCCGGTAGGCATTGAACTTCCGGCGGCGGGCCACGTAGCTGATCGCCAACTCCTCATATCGCTTCACGAGCGAATCGGCCACGTACCGTTCGGCATCCGCGATGGTGCGCCATGTGGGCATCTGGACGTCAAAGCTCTGCAGGTACTGGCGGATTTCGTCGGCCTGTTTTGCCAGGCGCTTGCTCACGCGGCGGCTTTGCGCGCGGCTGCTTTCGCTCAGTTGTTGCAGGCGTTCGGCGGCGGACGCGAGCGTAACGCGGATCTCTTGTGCTGCCACGTCGTAACGGCCTTTGAGATTGGTTTCCCTGAGGCGGTCCTGCAGGCGGGGCAACTTCGCCCGCAACTCGGCCAGGGTTGCCCATTTGGGATCGTCGGGTTTCCGCGTGAGCATCCAGATTTCCTGGAACTCGAGGAATATCTGCGCATAGGTGCGGAACGTCCAGAGGGTTTCTCTCACGCACCGCCACAGAAAACGCGAAACGCTCTCGCGCGGGAATGTAGCCCGGCGCGCCTTGCGTTCGCGCCGCCTCACGAGGCCGGTGAACATGGGATGGCTGCCCTCCAGCGTGGCATAGCGGTACCACATGCCGATCCACAGCATCTGCCAATACCGTACCCGCGGCGTGCGGAGCAGCACATTGATCAGGTTCTCTTTGCTGTAAAAGGCCTCCCACGCGTCCTGATACGCCTGCGTCCATTCTCCGTGCGCCATCCTGGGATGCCGGAACGTCTCGTGAAGGCTGTCGAAATTGTTGAGGTCCGCGTCGATGGGAATGCGCTGGTCCACCATGCGCTTGTGGTCGGCCGAACCGGGCAGGGGCGTGAACATAAAAAACGACGCCTCGTCGACCTTGACCTCGTTCATCAGTGTTTCGATGTCTCGCCGGACGGACGCACGCGTGTCATCGGGCAAGCCGATGATATAGCCCACGTGGACGAGAGCTTCGGCCTTGTGCCAGACCTCGACCATGTGCGCGTAATCCTCGACGTCGTTCTGGCGCTTGTCCATGGCCTCGATGTTTTTGGGATTGACGCTCTCCATCCCCACGAAGACCATGTAGCACCCCGCTCGCTGGGCCTTTTCGACGAACCGGGGGATGGCGTAGGCGCGGGTATCCACCTGCATCATGAACGTGATGTCCATGCCCTGTTGGCGCATTGCGGCGACACCGTCGAACAGCTCTTCCCACACCGGGCTCCGTGCCAGGTTGTCGTCGGTGAAGAACCACATGTTGATCCCGCGCTCGTAGCTCATGCGGATTGATTTGAGGATGCAGTCCGCGGAACGGCTCCGCAACCGGCGCCCCTGGACGTTGATCACCGTGCAGAACGAACATCCAAAGGGGCATCCCCGGCTCGTATCGAGCGTGCCCATCGTGCTGCATTTGAAATGCTCGAGATACGCCAAATCGGGCTCGGGGGCGCCCGCATGCGTCAATGCGGGAAACTCTGTCTGGCGGTAAATGGGTTTCAATTCGCGCGCCAGCGCGTCGCGCAAGAGGCCGGCCAGCGCGTCCGGGGCTTCCGCTTCGCCTTGGAACAGCGACACGCCCATATCGAGCAGGCGCTGCGGGTCCGGCGTGATTTCGTCGAACATGGCGAGCATGCCGCTGACATGAAAACCGCCCACGACCACGGGCACCCCTGAAGCGCGGAACTGCGCCGCGAGGTCGGTCGCTCGCACGAACTGATTGGACTGCACGCCCACCAGCCCGACGAGGAGCTCCGTGTTGCGATTGCGGCGCTTCCGGGCGATTCTCCGCACGGGTATGGGTTCGACCGTGTCGTCGTAGATGGATACCTGGACGTTCACGCCGGGACCAAGAGCTCCGCTGCGGGCCACGTCCATCGTCAGTGAACGCAGACAATTCAGCGTGTTTGACGGCAGAATCCCGCGGAAAAACCGCAGAGGATAGCCCTCGTTGTCGTAGGTCGAACAAAGAATATATACAACCTGTAAGGTCCGCTTTTTCATACGCGTATAGAACCTTATCCGCGCCGTATGCGCTGGGATTAGTCTAACACATGGAGGTAACGAACATAAATGCGCGTCACATTCCCAATTCCGCTTTCAGCAGGCCCGCCTCAATCATCCAGGCCAGACTGTCTCGAAGTCCCTCGCGGACGGAGACTTGCGGTTCGTAGTGGAGCACGCGGCCGGCTTTGGTAATGTCGATACACATGTGCTCACATATGAACCGGAGGCCTGCCTCGTTCGCCTTGCCCGTTGCCAGGATCTCCTCGATGGTTGCGTAGCGGAAGATCGATTGGGAGCCGAGAAGCTGGGCGGCAAGTTCGGCGTAGTGTGTCAGGGTCACGGCCCGCTGCGACGAGAGATTGAAGATCTGTCCTGCGGCTCGTTCGGGCGCCTCCAGCGCGGCCCTGAATCCGCGCGCGAGGTCCTGAACGTGCACGGGCTGGACCAGGGCAGTCCCGTCTTTCGGAATCCAAATCTCCTGG
The sequence above is drawn from the Candidatus Hydrogenedentota bacterium genome and encodes:
- a CDS encoding archease, giving the protein MLDYKVQAQRGIMNYRFLEHTADARVECTGATFAELLEAAALALYAVAFRRMEDRSEDRRLISIAAEKPEDVLVRWLQELIYLMEAEHFAVTRFRFMHADANRVEAEVQGYRYRAEDREDEVKAATYHGMKVEQQETGWRAEAIFDL
- a CDS encoding radical SAM protein encodes the protein MKKRTLQVVYILCSTYDNEGYPLRFFRGILPSNTLNCLRSLTMDVARSGALGPGVNVQVSIYDDTVEPIPVRRIARKRRNRNTELLVGLVGVQSNQFVRATDLAAQFRASGVPVVVGGFHVSGMLAMFDEITPDPQRLLDMGVSLFQGEAEAPDALAGLLRDALARELKPIYRQTEFPALTHAGAPEPDLAYLEHFKCSTMGTLDTSRGCPFGCSFCTVINVQGRRLRSRSADCILKSIRMSYERGINMWFFTDDNLARSPVWEELFDGVAAMRQQGMDITFMMQVDTRAYAIPRFVEKAQRAGCYMVFVGMESVNPKNIEAMDKRQNDVEDYAHMVEVWHKAEALVHVGYIIGLPDDTRASVRRDIETLMNEVKVDEASFFMFTPLPGSADHKRMVDQRIPIDADLNNFDSLHETFRHPRMAHGEWTQAYQDAWEAFYSKENLINVLLRTPRVRYWQMLWIGMWYRYATLEGSHPMFTGLVRRRERKARRATFPRESVSRFLWRCVRETLWTFRTYAQIFLEFQEIWMLTRKPDDPKWATLAELRAKLPRLQDRLRETNLKGRYDVAAQEIRVTLASAAERLQQLSESSRAQSRRVSKRLAKQADEIRQYLQSFDVQMPTWRTIADAERYVADSLVKRYEELAISYVARRRKFNAYRKDVIARFKSWRFLTLNILLLPRLIIVELLLGARFMFSFITHA